One Mustelus asterias unplaced genomic scaffold, sMusAst1.hap1.1 HAP1_SCAFFOLD_216, whole genome shotgun sequence genomic window carries:
- the LOC144485745 gene encoding uncharacterized protein LOC144485745: MEKLCKCGDCGKGFRFPSALETHRRSHTGERPFTCCACGKGFTRLSHLQTHQGVHSGERPFTCSVCGKGFSQLSNLLKHKVTHTDERPFKCSDCGSGFKCSGDLVSHQRIHSEERPFSCSHCTKWFRTSSNLREHQRIHTGERPFTCSVCGKEFTRLNNLLTHQRVHTRERPYTCSVCGTGFTQLPNLLSHKVTHTQERPFKCSDCGSGFKSSRELMVHQPIHTDERPFSCSHCSKRFRRSSTRRRHQRVHTGERPFTCSVCGKRFNRSCNLLESHRRIHTGERPFTCSDCGKGFTQLSHLRTHQRVHTGERPFICIDCGKGFTQSSNLLGHQRVHTGERPFICTECGKGFRDSSTLQKHQRVHTGERPFTCSDCGKRFRDSSTLVRHHQFHTGEKPFICSDCGKGFTQLSTLQTHQRVHTGERPFTCSQCGKGFTRSTSLLRHQRVHNC; the protein is encoded by the exons atggagaaattgtgtaaatgtggggactgtgggaaaggattcaggttcccatctgcactggaaactcatcggcgcagtcacactggggagagaccattcacctgctgtgcgtgtgggaagggattcactcggttatcccatttacaaacacaccagggagttcacagtggggagaggccattcacctgctctgtgtgtgggaagggattcagtcagttatccaacctgctgaaacacaaagtcactcacactgatgagagaccctttaaatgctctgactgtgggagtggtttcaaatgCTCTggagatctggtgtcccaccagcgcattcacagtgaggagagaccgttcagctgctctcactgcacaaagtggtttagaacatcatccaacctgcgggaacaccagcgcattcacaccggggagaggccgttcacctgctctgtgtgtgggaaagagtTCACTCGGTTGAACAATCTGTTGAcacaccaacgggttcacaccagagagagaccctacacctgctctgtgtgtgggacgggattcactcagttgcccaacctgttgagccacaaggtcactcacacccaggagagaccctttaaatgctctgactgtgggagtggcttcaaaagctctcgggaactgatggtccaccaacccattcacactgacgagagaccgtttagctgctctcactgctcaaagaggtttaggaggtcatccacacggcggagacaccagcgggttcacaccggggagagaccattcacctgctctgtgtgtgggaagagattcaatcgATCatgcaacct TCTGGAAAGTCAtcgacgcattcacaccggggagaggccgtttacttgctctgactgtgggaagggattcactcagttatcccacctgcggacacaccagcgagttcacacaggggagaggcctttTATCTGcattgactgtgggaagggattcactcagtcatccaacctgctcggacaccagcgagttcacactggagagaggccattcatctgcactgagtgtggaaagggattcagagaTTCATCCACTTTGCagaaacaccagagagttcacactggggaaagaccattcacctgctctgattgtgggaagcgaTTCCGAGATTCCTCCACCCTGGTGAGACACCATCAGTTTCAtaccggggagaaaccgttcatctgctctgactgtgggaagggattcactcagttatccaccctgcagacacaccagcgagttcacaccggggagagaccattcacctgctctcagtgtgggaagggattcactcggtcaacatccctgctgagacaccagcgggttcacaattGCTGA